The following DNA comes from Azospirillum sp. TSA2s.
GGCTTGCGTGTCCATGATTTCGGAGGACATCGCCAAGCTCACGCCTTCGGTCTTCCGGAGGCAGGACGACGGCGGCAGGGTGGAGGAGAGGGGGCACTTTCTCTACGAACTTCTGGACCAACCGAACGACTGGCAGACTTGGTACGAGTTCTGCCAGATGATGAACATCGGCCTGCTGCTTCGTGGCAACGCCTATGCCGTCATCGTGCGTGACTGGCGGGGAAATCCTTCCTTCTTGGTGCCGATCAACCCGGACAAGGTGGCCCTTTGGGAGGCCCCGGACGGCTCCATCTTCTTCATGGTGACGCGGACCGGACTGCATGAACTGGCCGTCCTTCGTGAACAGCCGTTGCTGATCCCGTACCGTGACATCCTGCACCTGAAGGGAGCGTCTGGGAACGGACTGTTGGGCTTCAGCCGTATCGCCATGGCGCGGGAAGCTGTCGCTCTTGCCATTGCGCAGGAGCAGCAGGCCGTGCGGTGGATGGGCAACGGCGCCAAGCCTTCCGGCATCCTGACGACGGAGAACAAGCTTACGCCGGAAGCCGCAAAGCGAATGGCGGAGGACTGGCGCAACACTCATGCCGGCTTGCAGAACTCCGGCAAGGTGGCGGTGTTGGAGCAGGGATTGAAATGGCAGGCGTTGTCGATGACGGCGTCAGACATGGAGTTCATCGCCTCCCGCACGTTCCAGCTTCAAGAAATCGCCCGCATGTTCCGCATCCCACCGCACATGATCGGCGAGCTGTCACGGAGCACGAACAACAACATCACGCAGCAGTCGCAGGAATACGCGAACTATACGCTGTCAACATACACCAAGATTTGGACTAGCCGTCTCGCCAAGACGTTCGGCATGTCTCGTAGATCGGGGCTGCATGTTGACTTCGATATGCGCATCCTGCTTGAGGCTGACCTTGGGCAGCGCATCAACATGCATCGTCAGGCTGTGCTTGGCGGGCTGGAGACGCAGAACGAGGGCCGCCTTGCTATCGGGCTGAACCCGATGGAAGGCGGGAATGTGCTGCTGACCCCGAGCAACTCGACCCCCTACGGGTCGGACCACAGCGGGGATGCGCCGGATGGTGCGGGCAAGCCGCCGGCCGATGGACCAACGCCCGATCAGAACCCAAGCGATTAGGAGGCATTCAGATGCCCAACCGTATGACCGTCGCGGAGTTTCGCGACGCGGCGACTGCTGGCGCGCGTCTGGACGCCTCTGTCGTCAGCCGGGATGCCAGCCTTGAGGAAGTGACGACGACGGACGATGACCTCGTCCGCTTCGTCATCTCCGACAGGAGCGTGGACAGCTACAATACCACGTTCAACCCGAATGGCTGGGACTTGCGCCGGTATCTCGAAAACCCGGTGGTCCTGCTGTCCCATAACTCCAGCGACCCGGCTGCGCTGATCGGCAACTCGGTCAGGATTGGCGTGGAGGCTGGGCAGTTGGTCGCCTATGTCCGCTTCCTGCCGGCCGACGTGAACCCGCAGGCCGACACGGTCAAGCGGATGGTGCTGGGGGGCTATCTGCGTGGCGCCTCGGTCGGCTTCATGCCGATTGACTGGAAAGTGTCCAGCGATCCGAACCGCCGCGGCGGCATCGACTTCACGAAGCAGGAACTGCTTGAGTGGTCGGTGGTGCTGGTGCCGTCCAACCCGAACGCTCTGGTGCAGGCCCGCAGCGCCGGCATCGACACCACTTCCATCGACGCTCTGATGCGGTCGGTTGAGCCGGAGATTATCCCGCCGGCTGCCAAGAAGATCGGCAAGCGTGACCTTTGGTTGGTCGGCTGGCTGGCGCAGGTTCTGGCCGAACTGAGCTGCATCGAAGAGTGTGCCGAATGGGAAGCGGACTACGAGGGAGACAACAGCCCTGTTCCCGGCGAACTCACTGCGGCCCTCAAATCGCTCGGTCAGACCCTCATCAACATGACCGTTGAAGAGGTGACAGAGCTTCTGGCCGAAGAGGCGGAGGAAGAAGGCGAGGCGATGGCGATGGACCGCGGCGCTCGGCTCCGCGTGTTGCGCCGTCTCTGCCGACTGGACGCCCCTGCGCTGATCGGTCTGGACGCTGCGGCCCGCCACCACATGGCAGGGCGTCGCGTGACCTTCAGCGTCAAGGACGCCGATCCCGTGTCGCTCACCCGCGCCGGCCGCGTCCTGTCGTCGTCCAACGAACAGGCCCTTCGCGACGCTCACGGCATGATGTCGCAGGCGTGCGAGATGGTGCGTGGCGTTTTCGACCAAGCGGCCCCGCCCGAAATCACCGAACAGAACGACGAAGCAGAGCGCGCCGCGGAAGACATCCGCCGCCGCGAAGCTGAAGCGATCAGGCTCAAGTTCGCTGAAGTCTGACCATATCCCGGCATCCCGCCGGTAGCCAATCCTCGCCCTTTGGCAAGGCCCGCGGCCCCGCCGCATTTCTGGAGTACCCATCTCATGGCGAAAATCCATGAACTGGCCGGGCAGCGCGCCGCCCTGGCTGAAAAGCTGTCTACCCTCGTCGCCGATCCGGCCGCCTATGACGACTGCAAGCGTCAGATCGACGACGTTACGTCGCAGATCACGCGCATGAAGGAAGCGGAAGAACTTCAGCGGTCGCTGGCCGTCCCGCATGGCGTTTCGCAGGCGCAGGCTGAAGACGCCCGCGCCGACATGGTCCGCGGCGCCAACATCGTGGAAGTCGGCGGCACCCGTCTGGCCCGCACCGGCTGGGAGTTCGACGACTACGTCCGTCATGCCCGCCGCACCAGCGGCTTCACTGGTGGTGAGAACTCCTTCCGCTCGTTCGGAGAAAATCTGGTGGCGATCCGTAACGCCGCCGAAGGCGCCCGCATGGGCTATCAGCCGGACAGTCGGCTGGTCCGCGCCTCCGATGACGCCATCATGACCCGCGCCCCGTCCGGCGCCAACGAGATGGACCCGACGTCTGGCGGCTTCCTCGTCCAGACGGATTTCGCCACGGCCATCTTCATGCGCGCCTACGACATGGGCGAACTGCTGGGCCGCTGCCAGAAGCTCCCCATCGGCGGCAACAGCAACGGGATCAAAATCCCGGCCATCGACGAGACCAGCCGCGCTACCGGCTCCCGCTGGGGTGGTGTCCAGTCCTACTGGCTGAACGAAGCCGGCGCGGTCTCTGCGGCCAAGCCGAAGTTCCGTCTGATCGAACTGGACCTGAAGAAGCTCATGAGCCTCTTCTACGCCACCGATGAGATGCTTCAGGACACCACGGCCCTGACCTCCGTCGCCAATCAGGCGTTCTCGGAGGAAATCATGTTCATGACGGAGGACTCCATCTTCCGCGGGTCTGGCGCCGGTCAGCCGCTCGGCTTCCTGAACTCCCCGGCCAAGGTTGCGGTCGCCAAGGAAACCGGCCAGTCGGCCGGCACCATCCAGTACGAGAACGTGCTGAAGATGTGGAGCCGCATGTGGTCGCGCTCGCGCGCCAACTCCGTGTGGTTCATCAATCAGGACTGCGAGAGCCAGCTTTACGCCATGGCTCAGGTCATCGGCACTGCCGGCGTTCCGGTCTATCTGCCGGCCAACGGCATCAGCGGGCAGCCCTACGGCACCCTGTTCGGCCGTCCGGTCATCCCGGTGGAATACGCCGACACTCTGGGCACCGAAGGCGATATCACGCTGGTTGACCTGTCGCAGTACGTCCTGGCCGACAAGAACGGCGTGCAGGCGGCTTCGTCCATGCATGTCGCGTTCCTGACGAACGAGATGGCGTTCCGCTTCGTCTACCGCGTCGATGGCGAGCCGATTTGGCACGCGCCACTGACCCCCTACAAGGGCTCTCAGACCAAGTCGCCCTTCATCACCCTGGCGACCCGATAAGCCGCCTGACGGGGCGCCGCTGAGCGCCCCGCACCTTTTCAGAGGAGTGCCAAAATGGCTCGCCAGATTTCCATTCCGTCTCAGTACAAGATCGTGCAGCTCACGGCCCCGGTCACGACCAACGGTGGCGTTACCTCCGACATCATCAGCCTCAAGACCGCGCACAAGGTCACGGTCATCGTGGACCTGAAGCAGGCCGCCGGCCATGCGACGCAGGTTTCGCTGGTGCAGGCGACCAGCGTCGCCGGCTCCACCAACAAGGCCGCCCCGGCGTCCTTCGTGTGGGCCAACGAGGACGCGGTGGCGTCGGACACGCTGGTCGCTCAGACCAACGCTTCGAGCTACACCGTCGCCAACTCGGTCAAGAGCAAGCAGATCGTGTTCGAGGTGGACCCGTCCGCCCTGGACATCGCCAACGGCTACGACTGCCTGTATGTGACAGTCGGCGACAGCTCGCAGGCCACCAACTTCGTCAACATCACGGCGCTCCTGCACACCCGCTTCAAGCAGGCCACCCCGCCGTCCGCGATCATCGACTGATCGTGATGGGGCGGTCTTTTTGCCGCCCCGCCTTCCCTCCGAACCGCCTTTGAGCGGCCGGCAATGCCGGTCGGCTAGGAGAACCTATGTCTACCAAGGCTCGCTATAACGCTGGCGTCCAGACCTTCTACGACAGCGCCACGTTCGAAACGACTGGCGTCATGTCCCCGGTCCTGTTCTATGACGACTTCCTTGGGGCCGATACCGTCGTCCCCGCCGCCGGCTCTGCCGAAAGCGGCATGGATTGGGTCAAGAAGATCGTCGGCGCGGCCCCTCCGACCGTTGCCGGCGTTTCCAGCGCCATCGGCGGACAACTGGCATGCACTCTGACCAGCACGTCGGAAAAACAGGACGCCGTCCTGTATTGGGGCGACAACAAAGGACTGGACGCGACCAAGGGCCTCGTGTTCGAGACCCGCGTCAAGCTGTCCGTCTTGCCGTCTGCCTCTGGTGTTCAGGCCGTGTGGGGCATTGCTTCGGACTGGATCGACGGCCCGAACAACAACACCTGTTACCTGACCTTCGGCGCGACCGCCAACGGCTCGGTTCTGATCCGCGCTTACGATGGCGTCACGACGACTTCGGCCGCCTCTGGCGTCACGCTGACGACTGCGGATTGGGCGATCTTCCGCATTGACGCCACCGACGTGACGGACGTGAAGTTCTTCATCAACGGCGCTCAGGTCTCGACCACGGGTCAGGTCAACTTCGCTGCTACCGGCACGCTTGCCGTGCTTCAGCCCTATCTCGGCTGCTACAAGCCCAGCGGGACCGGCGTGGCGACGCTGACGGCCGACTACGTCAAGGCGTGGGCCAACCGGTCGTGAGCGACGGCCAGTCCGGCGGGTACTGCACGCGCATGATGCGTGCTGGTGCCCGCCAGCCGGGGCTCCAATCTCCGCCGCAGAACACCCCGGCATCAGAGGTGACCAATGCCGCTGACGATTACCACAACCGTCATCACCCCGGCCGGATCAACCGCCCTGGTGGACCTTGCGACGGTCAAGGACGACTGGAGCATCAGCGGCACCGCTGACGATGCCTTTTTGACCCGGACCATTGACCGATGCTCTGCCGCCGCTGCGCAGTTCTGCAACCGCGTGTTCGTGGTGGAAACGGTCAGGGACGACATCCAGATTGAGCGAGACCAAATCGATTGGCCGGTTCATGGCGGCGCAGCGCCGCTCCAGTTGTCCCGTTGGCCGGTCGGATCGGTGACTACGGTGGTTGAGGATATCGGCACGTCAGCCGTAACGCTGGTGCAAGGCGTTGACTTCACGGTCAACCCCGCCATCGGACAGTTGACCCGCTTGGACGGCAACGGGCGCCCACGGAAATGGCCGCCAACGCTAATCCAAGTGACCTACACGGCTGGGTATTCGACGATCCCGAGCGACCTTCAGGATGCCGTGTCCCGCATGGTGTGGACGCGCTACGCCGAACGGCGACGCGATCCATTCGTGCAGCGCGTGAGGGTCGATGGCGTGGACGACGTGACGTACATCACGCCCAAGGCCGATGCCGGCAACCTGTCCGCCGATGTGTCCGACATTCTGGACAATTACCGGGTGCCGGTGGTCGGATAATGGCGGCTCAAGACACCATTGCCCGGCTGGACGCCTCGCTGGAGCGGGCGGGAACCGACATCAAGATATTCCGTGCGGCGTCCTTCGTGGAATGCCGCGCTCGTGTCCGTGGCCTGTCGGCGCAGGAGCTACGCCCCGGCAGCACGGGCGGGCAGGGCACGTTCCGCGCGATCCTGTCGCCAACGAAATTCACTGTGGCCGGGGCGGCTGTCTCATTGCCGATCAAGATCACCGACAAGGTGCTCTGGAACGGCTCGCAGCGCTCCATAACCTACGTTTGGCCTGTCATTATGGACGGCCAAGTCGTCAGGATTGAAGCCGACTTCATGGGGTGACCGATGGCCTCCAACATCAACGTGGTGCGTCGGCAAATCGAGTTGCTGAAGACGAGCACGCTATCTCCGCAAGCGTTCGTCAAAATGCACGCTGCTACGGCTCGATCTGAGCGGGGCAAACTGGAAGCAGAGCAGGGGAAGTACCCCACCACCGTTGTGGTTGATGGCCGTCAGGGAGCGTCTGAGGATAGTGTCCGGTACGGCGGCGTCATCGAGTACGAGTTTCACCCGGCCGGGGATGTCATCGACGCCACCTACGCTGCGCTCATGGAGGCCGCCCCGGTCAAGACGGGGAGCTACGCCAAGCACATATTGATGTATGTGAACCGCGTGCGCCGCGATGCCACGGCGGAAGGCGCAACGGTGGACATCAAGGCCGGTGACGAGGTGGTGTTCATCGACACGGTTCCATATGCCCGTAAGATCGAAGGTTGGCGCGGCAGGCGAAACCAGAGCCGGCCCGGCCTATCTGCTCAAGCGCCAAACGGCGTCTTTGAGATCACTGCCAGAGCGATGAAAGCCCGCTTTGGCAACTACCCGGTTAAGATCGACTTCGACTATCGGGCTGTGTTGGACGGCGGCGTCGCTGAGTCCGGCCCGGCAAAGTCGGCAGTGCGAGGGAAAAAGGGCCGGTTTGTGTCCACCGGAGGCACCCAGTCCGCCAACCGCTCGGAAAACCGGTGGCCCTGCCTTATCATTGAGGTGCTGTGATGATCGGTAATGTTGAGGCCGCATTTGTGGATGCCTTGGGCGCCGCGGCGACGTTCCCGGTCAGGTGGGCAAATGACCCATGGCCTGACGGCGTCAACACGTCGGA
Coding sequences within:
- a CDS encoding HK97 family phage prohead protease, which translates into the protein MPNRMTVAEFRDAATAGARLDASVVSRDASLEEVTTTDDDLVRFVISDRSVDSYNTTFNPNGWDLRRYLENPVVLLSHNSSDPAALIGNSVRIGVEAGQLVAYVRFLPADVNPQADTVKRMVLGGYLRGASVGFMPIDWKVSSDPNRRGGIDFTKQELLEWSVVLVPSNPNALVQARSAGIDTTSIDALMRSVEPEIIPPAAKKIGKRDLWLVGWLAQVLAELSCIEECAEWEADYEGDNSPVPGELTAALKSLGQTLINMTVEEVTELLAEEAEEEGEAMAMDRGARLRVLRRLCRLDAPALIGLDAAARHHMAGRRVTFSVKDADPVSLTRAGRVLSSSNEQALRDAHGMMSQACEMVRGVFDQAAPPEITEQNDEAERAAEDIRRREAEAIRLKFAEV
- a CDS encoding phage major capsid protein encodes the protein MAKIHELAGQRAALAEKLSTLVADPAAYDDCKRQIDDVTSQITRMKEAEELQRSLAVPHGVSQAQAEDARADMVRGANIVEVGGTRLARTGWEFDDYVRHARRTSGFTGGENSFRSFGENLVAIRNAAEGARMGYQPDSRLVRASDDAIMTRAPSGANEMDPTSGGFLVQTDFATAIFMRAYDMGELLGRCQKLPIGGNSNGIKIPAIDETSRATGSRWGGVQSYWLNEAGAVSAAKPKFRLIELDLKKLMSLFYATDEMLQDTTALTSVANQAFSEEIMFMTEDSIFRGSGAGQPLGFLNSPAKVAVAKETGQSAGTIQYENVLKMWSRMWSRSRANSVWFINQDCESQLYAMAQVIGTAGVPVYLPANGISGQPYGTLFGRPVIPVEYADTLGTEGDITLVDLSQYVLADKNGVQAASSMHVAFLTNEMAFRFVYRVDGEPIWHAPLTPYKGSQTKSPFITLATR
- a CDS encoding phage portal protein codes for the protein MWNPLRLFGERTIPAERIEPTIEVRSSDWTADWLAGRDLGYSSPSVTGVEINQHTAMQCVSVMACVSMISEDIAKLTPSVFRRQDDGGRVEERGHFLYELLDQPNDWQTWYEFCQMMNIGLLLRGNAYAVIVRDWRGNPSFLVPINPDKVALWEAPDGSIFFMVTRTGLHELAVLREQPLLIPYRDILHLKGASGNGLLGFSRIAMAREAVALAIAQEQQAVRWMGNGAKPSGILTTENKLTPEAAKRMAEDWRNTHAGLQNSGKVAVLEQGLKWQALSMTASDMEFIASRTFQLQEIARMFRIPPHMIGELSRSTNNNITQQSQEYANYTLSTYTKIWTSRLAKTFGMSRRSGLHVDFDMRILLEADLGQRINMHRQAVLGGLETQNEGRLAIGLNPMEGGNVLLTPSNSTPYGSDHSGDAPDGAGKPPADGPTPDQNPSD